ataaaataaaaatatacatccaGACAGAAGTGATCATGACAGACAGCAATGTTAGAAATGAAATATCCAGATCTACAACTTCACAGTTCATATTtaagctttcatttttttaaatatctaaaaacGTGCAACTTTACGATCTCATGGTCGTCAGGCTTGCACCGGCATTTTTACCGTCTCCTTTGCATCCCTGTTTCCACTTTTTCTTGCATGGCAGAGGATTCTTTGCCGCCATGAAAGGAGGCGATTGATAAAGGAAAATCTTGTGGTTCCATTTGTATCAGGAAAATGTTCCCCGCACCCTTACACccccaccagcctgaaccgctgatacaaggcaggatagaTCCATGCTTTTAGGTGTACACCAAAATCTGACCCGGCCATCTGAATGCCGCAGCTGGCAACGAGGCTCGTCAGACcgggcaacgttcttccagttcCCCATTGACCAATTCTGGTGAACCCGGGGGAATCGTAGCCTCAGCTCCAAGCGGCACCTGGCGGGGTCtcctgctgctgtagcccatctgcttcaaggtgcGACGTGCTGTGCGCTCAGAGATGGCGTTCTGCATaacttggttgtaacgagtggttatttgagtcaCTGtggcctttctgtcatcttggaCCAGTTcgtccattctcctctgacctctgacatcaaccaggCATTTTCGGCCACACAGCTTCCGGTCACTggacattttctctttttcggaccattctctgtagaCCCTGGAGATGGTTGTGCGGGAAAATCCCagcagatcagcagtttctgaaatactcagaccagcccgtctggcaccaacaatcatgccacgttcaaagtcacttaaatccccttttttccccatttcgatgctcggtttgaacttcagcaggTTGTCTTGACCGCGTCTACATCCCTAAATGATTTGCATTTGTTTCTTCAAACGTGAGGACGAGAAAGATGCCAAATGAGAAGATCTTCCATCCTTGCGGCCGAAATCAGTTTATTCTGTATAtcctgaagaaaaaaacaaaacacgtttaaacatatataaaaacatagaaaagatTTCCTGTTAACGGAGCATTTTGTTGTTTGGGGTGGGCTTCCCCAAGGTTCACTCTTTGCTCTCATTCTATTCAATTATTATAAAAGATCAGAAACAGGGCAAATAAAGTAATATCTGGCTAATTAAAATTATGTAAGATAATTCAATCAAAAAGCTGCGCAGCCTCCCTGCGGAAAGCTTGGGACAAAATAGAAGTAAAAAAGGTGGCCGGGTTTCAAAATGCCCAGTTCTGCATTTGTATAAGAAAATCAATCTTTTCAATTATTTGGGAGATCTACAATTTAGAAAGATCTAAAACCaagtcatacattttttttttaaagtagaaaaCACACtaacagtattttaactctttccatgcaagaataGTTCGAAGacacagcgctaattttaggactcaaaatatataaatgttatttaaattttcttaactttttttttttttttttttttttagaactagaaggttcctctgatggtggaaagatatttttacatgttaccatttatttttttgtttttttttcgaggggagccagagttctcaggtgGGTCTCTAACTGTCTCAggccataacccccccccataagCATAAAACACGGTATATAACAGCCTCAGGCCaagccccctccccccacataaacagaatattaaaaaaatatacctgCCCCAGCAcaagcccccctccccccgtAAACATATATCCCGCAGCTTAccgatggatggatggatgagcCGGCTGCCGACGGAACCTTTCCGATTGAGGGCGACCCGTTTTGTCCGCACATGCGCGATGCGTACAGGACGGTAATAGGCGCCGGAAATGACTTCCTGTCATATCCAGCTGTATCGGGCAGGAGGGGAACAAATCTGTGCCGGCGTAGGCAGAGATTTCTGCTCTTTCGCGGCCGCGTTCCACAACAGCCCCGGGTCAGGCTGCCTCTCAGGAGTTTTCTCTTGCCCCGGGAAgcgggggtaatattactgatGTGTCTGGCGCTATTTCTTTCCGTAATCTGTCACGCAACCGATTAAACCTGCCCAGCAGCCGCCATCTTACTACTCCTTATTCGCTGAAtaactagtgatgtccggatcatgaacgaatcgttcatttgatccggttctttttagtgatccggatgagtcggttcactagactgaacgattcgtttgtagcggttcagtctgtgaatcatcatgcagctgtaacctgatcctagagctgtgagtcatctgcagagcactctggggtcagattacagctcattaattctcacaggaacgatgactcatagagtcagagagtcgttcaaagagtcgaatgaaccgaagagtcgaatgaaccgaagagtcgaatgaaccgaagagtcgaatgaaccgaagagtcgaatgaaccgaagagtcgaatgaaccgaagagtcgaatgattcgaatcttacagggatccggatcttacaaggatccgaatcttacagagattcgaatcattcagagaatattactgataccatacttttataaataaatacattaataatgttcacactgcccccaggatttagattcccctgagtttgcccccatttacctataactgcacctacagttaactttattaaattaattaaattaaccctcaatcatcagcataaaattaacccttataccccataaaccataactgcccctgaaattaaccgtaaagatcccattaaccataacggcccctgaaattaaccctaaagaccccattaaccacaacggcccctgaaattaaccctaaatactccattaaccataactgcccctaaattaattgcatgtactccagataaattacctaataaattggtatggttgatggggtctttagtgttaatttgggggcagttatgcttaatggggtgtttaaggataatttaggggcagttatgcttaatggggtctttagtgttaatttaggggcagttatgcttaatgaggtgtttagggttaatttgggggcagttatgcttaatgggtctttagtgttaatttaggggcagttatgcttaatgaggtgtttagggttaatttgggggcagttatgcttaatggggtttttagtgttaatttaggggcatttatgcttaatgaggtgtttagggttaattgggggcagttatgcttaatggggtgtttagggttaatttgggggcagttatgcttaatggggtcttaagtgttaatttgggggcagttatgcttaaaggggtctttagtgttaatttgggggcagttatgcttaatggggtctttagtgtttatttgggggcagttatgcttaatggggtgtttagggttaatttgggggcagttatgcttaatggggtgtttagggttaatttgggggcagttatgcttaatggggtgtttagggttaatttgggggcagttatgcttaacggggtgtttagggttaatttaggggcagttatgcttaatggggtgtttagggttaatttggggcagttatgcttaatggggtgttaagggttaattttaggggcagtcatggttgatggggtgttaagggttaattttagggcagtcatggttgatggggtgtttagggttaatttaatggtgagggttaatttaattaatttaataaagttagcttaaggtgcagttgcaggtaaaggggaatgtaaatcctgggggcagtgattattaatgtattatttataacagtatggtgacattctctgaatgattacaatgccaatgaaggcagagagtcgttcaaagatccggatcttacaatgatccggatcttacaatgatccggatcttacaatgatccggatcttacagtgatccggatcactgtaagattcggatccctgtaagatccgaatctttgaacgactctctgccttcattgacatcactggaggcaggggggaggattcataatgaaaggggcggggccaatcgttagtgtgcctgcacggagttactggaaaacagtaactccgtgcagacacactgagtgatccgaagatccggatcatgaatcggatcatttcagtgaacgaatcgaaatgatccgattcactttaatgatccgaacttcccatcactatgaATAACCTAAGTATTCTGGAGCCGTGGCGGCCATCTTGCTACCCCCTGGACTGTgcgccttttttctttttccgctgcagccggattGGTTAATGTAGAAGTAGGCGTGTAGCAAAAGGGACCTGGGGGCGGGGCTTGGATGTGATACGAGGGAAGTAAGCAGGGGGGCGGCACGCGTGGGACGGCGGGTGTCTGCGCGGACGCGGGAGACCGAATGACGCAATGTTAACGCCTTCGGCTCCGGGGCTTTTTGAAAaccatgtttgcactaaatAACCGgagcaactgcagaaaaacatttttatatgttcagCGTGTTAGCTTAGCTGCCCATCTATCCAAATTAGGTAATGGGGGTGCAGTAGGGGATTTAAAGGGTGCTTTTCAAATTTCTTATAGAGCTAGATATaggattttacttttttgtatgttttttaatttattctattacatttattttactgacagaATACAGATATacacaatgtttgttttttttcttgctcagAAAATtggcaactgcagaaaaaccgTTTTATATGTTCAGGATGTTAGTTTAGCTGCCCATCTATCCAAATTATCCCAtattacccccccaaaaaaacttttttgttattttaggtACTGGGGGTACTGTAGGGGATGTAAagggtattttttaaatttcttatagagctagatataggattttaaaaatgttgtatgtggtttttttttatttaaattctattacatttattttactttttttagtgAGCAGCACTTAATGTATTTCGATCCACTCTGGGATCTTTTATGACCCCAGGGATCTCTATTAGCGCAGGACTGCAGCATGCATCGTACCGTGCGATCAGTCTGTGTGCAGCAGCAATTATCGCATCTGATAATTCCCCAGGTACGTATCCTTAAATCCCCCAAGTCTGATTCAGTTTGGGTGCCGTGTTTAATATAATGGAACACGAGCCTCCGTTACGGAATAACCGGCTAATGGACAGATTTCTACCGGGCAGGATATTTTAATTCCGGGCGTAAGGATGCAGTAGTTGCGATATAAACGGTCTTTCTCTGACACATGCGATGCCTGATGCGACTGGTCATTCAAGGGGGCTCTTATAGATTGTCAGAATTCAGTAAATTCTAGGAATTGTTGGACTGTttgaggaagaaaagaaaaaaaaaatccatttcattAAACCATCAATTTTAACCACTAGCTACATATTcattcctctggaaaatcatcGGTGGGATCTTTTCGAGATTCAGCGACATCTGATAGAAGTCTTCTGCATTCCTTCACCTAATCCAAAGTATTAGCGCCTTCCTTTGTTCTACTCTGTAGGTTTctttaaagttttgtttttttatatatatattttcagccaATTTACATAAATTACCTTAACTAGCTTATTCTAGCTGTCCCTTTGAGAGTGTTTTTGATACACAAGTTAACATGGAAGCGTTTACTTGGAGTTCctcaaattattttctttaaaaaggacAAAATACTGAGTGTTTATAACCCACCACAAAACCTATAATCAGCTTAAAGACGTGCTGTTACCCGTGTTAGAAGACTCTCGATTCTcatcaataaaatacaataaaaaaaatacataattataaaaacacTTGCAGGAGATGAAGAGCACCTTGATGCAGTTTACCTCATCTTCAATTCAACGAAAGACCACAGAGCGCAAGTATTGTAAGTAATTAGGACGTTTATTCCGACCATAACGCGAGCTCCGGTGGAATTGGCTTCTTCCCTTTCAGGACTAGACAATCATACAGCGAACAGATTACTTCATAGCAGGGTAAATGTGACCCTCGTCTTGGCTTCAGCTTCTCCAtggcacaaaaataataataatgaccatgTGCTTCGATTCATATAAAATAAGAATTCATCCGTGTGAGAAGAAGCCTCATAACCAGAAGTGATCATCACAGACTGAATAGCATTTATTCACCGGACAGCAACGTTAAGGTTAGAAATGAAATATCCAGATCTACGACTTGACAGTTCATATTTGTtaagttttaatttttaaaatatctaaaaatgtgcaACTTTACGATCTCAGGGTCATCAGGCCTGAGCTGCACCGGCATTTTTACCGCCgtttccacttttttttgcGTGGTAGAGGCTGCTTTATCTCCATGATAGAATACCTCATAGTAAATACGGATCTAAAGCCGAATAGGAGACCCGCTTGCTACGAATATTTACattctgcattttatattatatagggATATTCCAGAAAAGGAGCAGACGAGAATTCAGAGAACATCGTTTATACCCCACTAATGCTTTTTCTTTAGTGAGAACGATCGCACGAAGGTGCACTCTTCACTCATTCAGAACACGATAGTTTTTTCCCGGTGATGCGAGTTCCTGTGTCTAATAAAAAAGGATTTGCAGCAAAGCACAATCACGCCTTTATGTCGGGAGTTTGCTCGTTCCGCTTGCCTTTCTTCCTGCAGACTTTCTCGTGTCTTTTCTGGTACTTGCTCATGGTAAAAGACTTCCCGCATTTGGAACACGCGAACGGCTTCTCTCCCGTGTGGGTTCTCAGGTGCTCGTACACCCCTGCCTTGGTGCTgaaacatttcccgcactcCGAGCAGGCGAACGGCTTCTCGCCCGTGTGCAGCTTCTTGTGAGCGACGAGGTTTCCTTTGGTAGAGAAGCATTTCCCACATTCAGAACACGGGAACGGCCTCTCCCCCGTGTGCGATTGCTCGTGCAGCTTGAGATGTGGCTTTCTAAAGAAACACTTCCCGCATATCAAACACGCAAACGCTCTGTCGCCGATGTGATATTTCTCATGGACGGTGACATCTGACCGCGTGGTGAAACACTTCCCGCAGTAAGAACACGCGAAGGGCTTCTCTCCCGTGTGAATTCGCTCGTGCATACTCAGGTGTGACTTGGACTTAAAGCATTTCCCGCACTGGGAGCAGCCGAACGGTTTCTCCCCCGTGTGAGTTCTCATGTGCTTATTGACCTCCGAGTTTCTGCTAAAACATTTGCCGCATTCCGAACACGCATACggcttctccccggtgtgaCGCTGCGCATGCTGCTTGAGATCCGATTTTGAATAGAAGGACTTTGAGCACTCGGAACACGCGAACGGCCTCACTCCCGTGTGACACTGCTCGTGCTTGGTGAGTTTTTGCTTCGTGACGAAACATTTCCCGCATTGAGCGCAGGCAAAGGGCTTCACTCCCGTATGGAGCCTCAGATGTAAGTTAAGGTTCATCTTTCGCCGGAAGCCTTTCCCGCACTCGGAGCACTCGAAAGGTTTCTCCCCGGTGTGAAAGCGCTCGTGTTCTCTGAGCTCACACCTGTTGATGAAACACTTATCGCACTCCGAGCACGCAAACGGTCTCTCTCTTATGTGGATTTTCTGGTGTGCGTTCCGAAGCGCCAGCGAGGGGAAGCGTTTGCCGCAGTGGAAGCATTCGTGCGGCAGCTCTCCCGTGTGGATTTTCTCATGCGTGTTCCGATGGGTCATGGAGGTGAAGCGTTTCCCGCACTCGGAGCACTCGTACGGCTTCTCTCCGGTGTGGATTCTCTCGTGAGCGTTACGGTTTCCCAGCGTGAAGAAGCGCTTCCCGCACACGGAACACTCGAACGGTTTCACTCCCGTGTGGAGTTTCTCGTGCGTGTTACGATTGCCCAGGGTGGTGAAACGTTTCCCGCATTCGGAACATTCAAACGGTTTCTCCTCCGTGTGGAGTTTCTCATGCCTATCGCGATAGCCGATTGTGGTGAAACGTTTCCCGCATTTGGAACATTCGTATGGTTTCTGCCCATTGTGGACGTCTCTTTTTTGTGTAAAACCTTTCCCGTTTTCGGAGGACGGAGCGGTTTCCTCCGCCGGTTGATCGCCCATCCCTGTAAGGGGGAAAGACTGGATTCCGAACACTCAAAAAGAACctctgaatatatatttatggttctATTTTGTTCACTTAACACTGTATCCACCGGAAATTTGGGTAACCTTGGTTACGAGAGGCATCACATTTAATCCAAAACTGCTCTCTGCGTATCGTTTCCGAATTGTCTTGCTTGCGATTTGCATTTGTTTCTTCAAACTTGATGACGAGAGAGATGCCAAACGAGAAGATCTTCCATCCTTGCGGCCGGAATCGGTTTATTCCgtttttactatttaaaaacaaaaacaaaaatatatttttcaaaaacatgtttaaatatatattatatatatggtgCATCTTGTAGTTTTGGGTGGACTACCCCGAGGGTCACTCCTCGATCAGGAACAGGGCAAAGAACGCAATATCTGGCTATTTAAAAGACGAAACAAAGCTACGCAAGATAATTAAATCAAAAACCTGCGTCACCTCCCTGCGGAAAACTTGGGACAAAATAGGAGACCGGGAAGTAAAAAGGTGGCCGGGTTTCAACATAGAAGAATCCCAAGTTCTGCATTTGTAGAAGAAAATCAAGTGTGATAATCAGAACTCAAATGGCTATTTGGGAGATCTATAATTGAGCAGTTGGCATGTTTGGGCCACGACTCAGGAGCATTACTTCTTACTATCTAATGCTTGAAAGATGAAGCTTATATTTATGGGGAGCACCCGGGGAAATCTTTAATATGACTCCTGATTCATTGCTGGACAGCCCTCTCCCTGTTCTTCacagactagattgtaagctcgcacgagcagggccctcttctcctttgcaccagtttgtcaCTGTATGCGTTTATAAATTGTTccaatgaatgtaacagcgctgcggaatcggccggcgctttgtaaataaatgtaatgcaatacTCCGGTATACGACTcttaaaagaatgcatattgaagtactttgtttaggagaagctgcagtacaGCGTCCCCTGCAACCCAAAGCGCAGACACCGGGACTGGAAGCGGCACATAGAGAAGGGATTGGATAACTGAGTTTTACACAACTAAGGCTCTTA
The DNA window shown above is from Spea bombifrons isolate aSpeBom1 chromosome 1, aSpeBom1.2.pri, whole genome shotgun sequence and carries:
- the LOC128467059 gene encoding gastrula zinc finger protein XlCGF26.1-like, giving the protein MGDQPAEETAPSSENGKGFTQKRDVHNGQKPYECSKCGKRFTTIGYRDRHEKLHTEEKPFECSECGKRFTTLGNRNTHEKLHTGVKPFECSVCGKRFFTLGNRNAHERIHTGEKPYECSECGKRFTSMTHRNTHEKIHTGELPHECFHCGKRFPSLALRNAHQKIHIRERPFACSECDKCFINRCELREHERFHTGEKPFECSECGKGFRRKMNLNLHLRLHTGVKPFACAQCGKCFVTKQKLTKHEQCHTGVRPFACSECSKSFYSKSDLKQHAQRHTGEKPYACSECGKCFSRNSEVNKHMRTHTGEKPFGCSQCGKCFKSKSHLSMHERIHTGEKPFACSYCGKCFTTRSDVTVHEKYHIGDRAFACLICGKCFFRKPHLKLHEQSHTGERPFPCSECGKCFSTKGNLVAHKKLHTGEKPFACSECGKCFSTKAGVYEHLRTHTGEKPFACSKCGKSFTMSKYQKRHEKVCRKKGKRNEQTPDIKA